One stretch of Oncorhynchus clarkii lewisi isolate Uvic-CL-2024 chromosome 3, UVic_Ocla_1.0, whole genome shotgun sequence DNA includes these proteins:
- the LOC139405508 gene encoding epidermal growth factor-like protein 6 codes for MNPLSWIGVLLFLFYASSGSADVNRHRRQVPTGGQPGVCGYGRRLVCCYGWRKNSKGQCEAQCEHGCKHGECAGPNECKCYPGYTGKMCNQDLNECGLKPRPCEHRCMNTHGSYICYCLNGYTLMPDGSCTNSRTCSLAHCQYGCEDVQGEIRCLCPSARLQLGPDQRTCVDIDECVTGKNLCPYNRQCVNTFGSYYCKCQNGYDLKYINGKYDCVDNDECAANTHKCSHRAVCLNTQGSYKCKCKQGFRGSGFECSAIPESPVRLPGKLDKEQIKNVIPEPKVTVPPQIRLQPFDYDGETYMGGSEEVGQVGFTDVGKEEEEEDEEETDVDNKLNSRGDVFIPEDFESVFGPATDVKEIEIALGQEEFFMDCNFDQGVCEWVQDKDDSFDWSVSYHENGMEYYMAMSGLLGEKKDQARLKLLLSDRAQQGGFCLTFNYRVMGSQVGTLRVLLNNSTELVWEQSSSRSQDWQTELLTVDWKNQAPESIIFEAERGNGVGGEIGLDNVVLTSGYCQGEDTAIF; via the exons ATGAATCCCCTCAGCTGGATCGGTGTACTTCTCTTCCTGTTCTACGCTTCCTCTGGGAGCGCCGACGTCAACAG GCACCGCAGACAAGTCCCCACCGGTGGCCAACCAGGTGTGTGTGGCTATGGCAGGAGACTGGTGTGTTGCTATGGCTGGAGAAAGAACAGCAAGGGACAGTGTGAAG CTCAGTGTGAACATGGCTGCAAGCACGGAGAGTGTGCTGGTCCCAACGAATGCAAGTGTTACCCAGGATACACCGGAAAGATGTGCAACCAAG ACCTGAATGAGTGTGGCCTGAAGCCTCGCCCCTGTGAGCATCGCTGTATGAACACCCACGGCAGCTACATCTGTTACTGCCTCAACGGATACACTCTGATGCCTGATGGCTCCTGTACCA actccaGGACATGCTCTCTGGCTCACTGTCAATATGGCTGTGAGGATGTACAGGGGGAGATCCGTTGTCTCTGCCCGTCTGCGCGGTTGCAGCTAGGGCCAGACCAGAGAACCTGTGTGG ATATTGATGAATGTGTCACAGGAAAGAACCTGTGCCCATACAACAGGCAGTGTGTCAACACGTTTGGCAGCTACTACTGCAAGTGTCAGAATGGCTATGACCTGAAGTATATCAATGGCAAATATGACTGTGTAG ACAATGACGAGTGTGCCGCCAACACACACAAGTGCAGCCACCGCGCAGTCTGTCTGAACACTCAGGGATCCTACAAGTGCAAGTGCAAGCAAGGCTTCCGTGGCAGTGGTTTTGAATGCTctg CTATCCCAGAGTCCCCAGTGAGGCTGCCAGGGAAGCTGGACAAAGAGCAGATCAAGAACGTCATCCCCGAGCCCAAGGTGACCGTCCCCCCTCAGATCCGCTTGCAGCCCTTCGACTATGACGGGGAGACCTACATGGGTGGCTCAGAGGAGGTGGGCCAGGTGGGCTTTACTGATGTagggaaggaggaagaagaggaagatgaggaggagacaGATGTGGACAACAAGCTTAATTCAAGAGGAGATGTTTTCA TTCCAGAGGACTTTGAGTCCGTATTTGGTCCTGCAACGGATGTCAAAGAGATCGAAATAGCTCTAGGACAGGAAG AGTTCTTCATGGACTGCAACTTCGATCAGGGCGTGTGTGAGTGGGTGCAAGACAAGGACGATAGCTTTGACTGGAGCGTGTCCTACCATGAAAATG GTATGGAGTACTACATGGCTATGAGTGGTCTTCTGGGAGAGAAGAAGGACCAGGCCAGGCTAAAGCTGCTCCTCAGTGACCGGGCCCAGCAGGGAGGCTTCTGCCTCACCTTCAACTACCGCGTGATGGGCAGCCAGGTGGGCACGCTGCGGGTGCTGTTGAACAACAGCACCGAACTTGTGTGGGAGCAGAGCAGCAGCCGGAGTCAGGATTGGCAGACAGAACTGCTCACTGTAGACTGGAAGAACCAGGCCCCAGAATCT ATCATCTTTGAAGCTGAACGTGGGAATGGAGTTGGGGGAGAGATTGGGCTGGACAACGTGGTGCTGACCTCAGGCTACTGTCAAGGGGAAGACACAGCCATCTTTTAA